A single region of the Mycoplasma mycoides subsp. mycoides SC str. PG1 genome encodes:
- a CDS encoding ABC transporter permease — protein sequence MKTKNKKNKWLGLILKNSLKNSFKYKSQLFGLVLLVMIMSLIMSLISAINSRVLDKYDDLITNSNQHNLVLKLDPYENVSTSLITSNNQIQAQQQYINRLNEKLYSRYNFKFDWSRTESREFKQVKSLNNLQTLKAVSKQYLTDNKVDQLVIVKGRNINSNKEVLIDPIYAKKHNIKINDIIRFQKDVLGDQLLVNSLENKTTTKQQFEDINKITKQGLTDNNGIYQIKYASSFDWYQVVGFANSADFIFPTINAYSPIPNRLNEGIIYVDPLRFGLIKQTDGFYKYDSTSSKLVVSSNNEWESFYSLKTNQKLSDETIDWMNQYFSQLINKKAQDKWIYKLEDPNYRFNSRTSVIKKTIGAYNIYSFIVLLAVISVVLYTTFLITKKQILNSRGQIGTMRAIGYKKRQMALNYVMMPFFTSIVGGILGYILSCLVSIIIINRFSNYFSLDYGVFSFDWIGLLNNLIFMWLIISAISFLIGYLIMKKGAINLLENRNVKKISKLGSLIKSLSNKRKFNHRLRAALLVNSGSKLTGVGFVVLIATILFTISFVSPKLLKNNKIYAYNGVKYNQIVEYSQPTYNNPFSFIRVFNPDKKSDDKYSIIKNNNRYLATSLPTKNNQYDLQTIINDYLNQTYSNAYYSLAIDLQDKQEVQAINLALSNMKLLQAQDIALTKQYFKYISSLSITPSSIHHILLKNWPDYDNLINKLKEIKENEFETLLNQFKYLQQFYATYTNSIGLAINRSYINSFDLKDKKDLRIQKFNNNSSDQNNLKTKAYDDILNSDLLALSKSSFSSKEFKNKIIDQFKLTNSQSSLGMYHILDNKWNKSNSISDQFLDISAFDFINKKYKLDDLKDLVIKLSLWFSVMFYKRDDQALIQAAYSRAPYFVKQNLKISYNSNKDYTLGFNLTTFNKNYEQLGTLLNVKTLDNKHTFKIYGIQNNHDYIDLYDQNKTDLIKKLFGSEQNSIIINQTIAKRLNLKPNDTISLNVLQNELQHIKNNKITVFKTSDWSMKQDTNYDSFIQRSDISTNNLKVKTNNSVLELNNGFSDVNSYYQSYLNNELKLGTKIQNKTFKIVGVHDGYNENMAWIKESDAQEILNYKQNKSIWWKDIFAPQWNKTFSSIQAKQVLNDSLDLNNKSLTDYSYEQFVNEFINNKNHKNHKIAKKVLQIFDNQFPIFNYKYSKSNDIGNLDTIVSTYSKIADYNPVSLNGQHLENKTSYDGIGQGVIQTITPIQITKQILDQISNLVMLALVLAIITILMIAFVIILLTTSLIISDNTRFIATLKVLGYSNKYITENILGMYFIVIANMLVIGFISGWFIFDSTIKSLYSIIVLPIIFPIWLPFAVILAVGGIYLITLIVGFNSIYKTDATLTLKDNDV from the coding sequence ATGAAAACTAAAAATAAAAAAAATAAATGATTAGGATTAATTTTAAAAAACTCTTTAAAAAATTCTTTTAAATATAAATCACAATTGTTTGGTTTAGTTTTATTAGTAATGATTATGAGTTTAATTATGTCTTTAATATCTGCAATTAACTCTAGAGTTTTAGATAAGTATGATGATTTAATTACTAATTCTAATCAACACAATTTAGTTTTAAAACTAGATCCTTATGAAAATGTATCAACTAGTTTAATTACTTCTAATAACCAAATTCAAGCTCAACAACAATATATAAATCGCTTAAATGAGAAATTATATTCTAGATATAATTTTAAATTTGACTGATCAAGAACTGAATCTCGTGAATTTAAACAAGTTAAATCTTTAAATAATTTACAAACTTTAAAAGCTGTTTCTAAACAATATTTAACTGATAATAAAGTTGATCAATTAGTAATTGTTAAAGGTAGAAATATAAATTCTAATAAGGAAGTTTTAATTGATCCAATTTATGCTAAAAAGCATAATATTAAAATTAATGATATTATTAGATTTCAAAAAGATGTTTTAGGTGATCAATTATTAGTAAATTCATTAGAAAATAAAACTACTACAAAACAACAATTTGAAGATATTAATAAAATCACAAAACAAGGACTAACTGATAATAATGGTATTTATCAAATTAAGTACGCAAGTAGTTTTGATTGATATCAAGTAGTTGGTTTTGCAAATTCTGCTGATTTTATTTTTCCAACAATTAATGCTTATTCACCAATTCCAAACCGTTTAAATGAAGGAATTATTTATGTTGATCCTTTAAGATTTGGTTTAATTAAACAAACTGATGGATTTTATAAATATGATTCAACTAGTTCTAAATTAGTTGTAAGTTCAAATAATGAATGAGAATCTTTTTATTCATTAAAAACCAATCAAAAATTAAGTGATGAAACTATTGATTGAATGAATCAATATTTTAGTCAACTAATTAATAAAAAGGCTCAAGATAAATGAATTTATAAATTAGAAGATCCAAATTATAGATTTAATTCTAGAACTAGTGTTATTAAAAAAACAATCGGTGCTTATAATATTTATTCATTTATTGTTTTATTAGCAGTTATTAGTGTTGTTTTATATACTACTTTTTTAATTACTAAAAAACAAATTTTAAACTCTCGTGGTCAAATTGGAACAATGAGAGCTATTGGATATAAAAAACGCCAAATGGCACTTAACTATGTGATGATGCCATTTTTTACAAGTATTGTTGGTGGAATTTTAGGATATATTTTATCTTGTTTAGTTTCAATAATTATTATTAATAGATTTTCTAATTATTTTAGTCTAGATTATGGTGTTTTTAGTTTTGATTGAATTGGGTTATTAAACAATCTAATTTTTATGTGACTAATAATTTCAGCTATTTCATTTTTAATTGGTTATTTAATTATGAAAAAAGGAGCTATTAATCTATTAGAAAATAGAAATGTTAAAAAAATTTCAAAATTAGGTAGTTTAATTAAAAGTTTATCTAATAAAAGAAAGTTTAATCATCGTTTAAGAGCAGCTTTATTAGTTAATTCTGGTTCTAAATTAACTGGAGTTGGATTTGTTGTTTTAATTGCTACAATTTTATTTACTATTTCTTTTGTTTCACCAAAGTTATTAAAAAATAATAAGATTTATGCTTATAATGGTGTTAAATACAACCAAATTGTTGAATATAGTCAACCAACTTATAACAATCCTTTTTCTTTTATAAGAGTTTTTAATCCTGATAAAAAATCAGATGATAAATATAGTATTATAAAAAATAATAATAGATATTTAGCAACCTCTTTACCTACTAAAAATAATCAATATGATTTACAAACTATTATTAATGATTATTTAAATCAAACTTATAGTAATGCTTATTATAGTTTAGCTATTGACTTACAAGATAAACAAGAAGTTCAAGCAATTAATTTAGCTTTATCTAATATGAAATTATTACAAGCTCAAGATATTGCTTTAACAAAACAATATTTTAAATATATTTCAAGTTTATCTATAACACCTAGTTCAATTCATCATATTTTGTTAAAAAATTGACCTGATTATGATAATTTAATTAATAAATTAAAAGAAATTAAAGAAAATGAATTTGAAACTTTATTAAACCAGTTTAAATATTTACAACAATTTTATGCAACTTATACAAATAGTATTGGTTTAGCAATTAATAGATCTTATATTAATAGTTTTGATTTAAAAGATAAAAAAGATTTAAGAATTCAAAAATTTAATAATAATAGCTCTGATCAAAACAATTTAAAAACCAAAGCTTATGATGATATTTTAAACAGTGACTTATTAGCATTATCTAAATCAAGTTTTTCTTCAAAAGAATTCAAAAATAAAATTATTGATCAGTTTAAATTAACTAATAGTCAATCTAGTTTAGGTATGTATCACATTTTAGATAATAAGTGAAATAAATCTAATTCTATATCAGATCAATTTTTAGATATTTCTGCTTTTGATTTTATTAATAAAAAATATAAATTAGATGATTTAAAAGATCTAGTTATAAAACTTAGTTTATGATTTAGTGTAATGTTTTATAAAAGAGATGATCAAGCTTTAATTCAAGCAGCTTATTCACGTGCTCCTTATTTTGTAAAACAAAACTTAAAGATTTCATATAATAGTAATAAAGATTATACTTTAGGATTTAATTTAACTACTTTTAATAAAAACTATGAACAATTAGGAACTTTATTAAATGTAAAAACATTAGATAATAAACATACATTTAAGATTTATGGTATTCAAAATAACCATGATTATATTGATTTATATGATCAAAACAAAACTGATTTAATTAAAAAGTTGTTTGGTTCAGAACAAAATAGTATTATTATTAATCAAACTATAGCAAAAAGATTAAATTTAAAACCTAATGATACGATTTCATTAAATGTTTTACAAAATGAATTACAACATATAAAAAATAATAAAATTACTGTTTTTAAAACTAGTGATTGATCTATGAAACAAGATACAAATTATGATAGTTTTATTCAAAGATCAGATATTAGTACAAATAATTTAAAAGTTAAAACTAATAATAGTGTTTTAGAATTAAATAATGGTTTTTCAGATGTTAATAGTTATTATCAAAGTTATTTAAATAATGAATTAAAACTTGGAACTAAAATTCAAAACAAAACATTTAAAATAGTTGGTGTTCATGATGGGTATAATGAAAATATGGCTTGAATCAAAGAAAGCGATGCTCAAGAAATTTTAAATTATAAACAAAATAAATCTATTTGATGAAAAGATATTTTTGCACCTCAATGAAACAAAACTTTTTCATCAATTCAAGCAAAACAAGTTTTAAATGACAGTTTAGATTTAAATAATAAATCTTTAACTGATTATAGTTATGAACAATTTGTTAATGAATTTATTAATAATAAAAATCATAAGAATCATAAAATAGCTAAAAAAGTTTTACAAATATTTGATAATCAATTTCCAATTTTTAACTACAAATATTCAAAAAGTAATGATATTGGTAATTTAGATACAATAGTTTCAACTTATTCAAAAATTGCTGACTATAATCCTGTTAGTTTAAATGGACAACATTTAGAAAATAAAACTAGTTATGATGGAATTGGACAAGGAGTAATTCAAACTATTACTCCAATTCAAATTACAAAACAAATTCTAGATCAAATTTCTAATTTAGTAATGCTAGCTTTAGTTTTAGCAATTATTACAATATTAATGATTGCATTTGTAATTATTTTATTAACAACATCATTAATTATTTCAGATAATACTAGGTTTATTGCTACTTTAAAAGTTTTAGGTTATTCAAATAAATACATTACAGAAAATATTTTAGGAATGTATTTTATAGTTATTGCTAATATGTTAGTAATTGGATTTATTAGTGGTTGGTTTATTTTTGATTCAACTATTAAGTCATTATATTCAATTATAGTTCTACCAATTATTTTTCCAATTTGATTACCTTTTGCTGTGATTCTTGCAGTTGGTGGAATTTATCTAATTACTTTAATTGTTGGATTTAATTCAATTTATAAAACTGATGCAACTTTAACTTTAAAAGATAATGATGTATAA
- a CDS encoding tRNA pseudouridine(38-40) synthase TruA, producing MKTGILLSLCYDGSNYHGWINQTNAISIQTTLNKAIKKVIKTGQFKTIGASKTDTNVHALDQKVLLIIYFTPILEKFIKAINKALPSDIKILDAKFVDPNFNIREVEYKIYHYYINDHQFDIFTNRYEYFWKHQKIDIIKLQEIFNLFIGEHEFKLFSGLKENEWNQYQTKRTIDDIKVLRINNKVVIQFKASGFIRYQIRIIIANCLNAYLNHKISTTKLVEMLQGIGKKTPFIIDAKGLVLQKIQFNKN from the coding sequence ATGAAAACCGGTATTTTATTAAGTTTGTGTTATGATGGTAGTAATTATCATGGTTGAATTAATCAAACTAATGCAATAAGTATTCAAACTACTTTAAATAAAGCTATTAAAAAAGTTATTAAAACTGGTCAATTTAAAACAATTGGAGCCAGTAAAACTGATACTAATGTTCACGCTTTAGATCAAAAAGTTCTATTAATTATTTACTTTACTCCAATTTTAGAAAAATTTATTAAAGCTATTAATAAAGCTTTACCTAGTGATATTAAGATTTTAGATGCTAAATTTGTTGATCCAAATTTTAATATAAGAGAAGTTGAATATAAAATTTATCACTATTATATTAATGATCACCAATTTGATATTTTTACTAATCGGTATGAATATTTTTGAAAACATCAAAAAATCGATATTATAAAACTACAAGAAATTTTTAATCTTTTTATTGGTGAACATGAGTTTAAACTATTTTCTGGGTTAAAGGAAAATGAATGAAATCAATATCAAACAAAAAGAACTATTGATGATATTAAAGTTTTAAGAATCAATAATAAAGTAGTAATTCAATTTAAAGCATCTGGTTTTATTAGATATCAAATTAGAATTATTATTGCAAATTGTTTAAATGCTTATTTAAATCATAAAATTTCAACTACTAAATTAGTTGAAATGTTACAAGGAATTGGAAAAAAAACTCCTTTTATAATTGATGCTAAAGGTTTAGTATTACAAAAAATTCAATTTAATAAAAATTAA
- a CDS encoding energy-coupling factor transporter transmembrane component T family protein: MRISFGRYIPKNSLIHKMDPRLKLFMIMVLIISVFFPIGLTGYLIISSIIIGLFALSQLSFKMLVRLLVPVTFIFAIIVLMNFFFIHPSSNAVGQISSWIEKNPNKIFWTKYNGTIVGKLDVDAVSQITNSLGKELKNLQPIGYFFNWKVFWFSEKALYSALVMGMRIYLMITLTCILTGSTPSLQLTLAIEDLLSPLRLIKAPVYILSMIISIALRMIPTLIDEAGRIMKAQASRGIDIKNGKFKDKVKSLTSLIIPLLVSSFQKAEDLAYAMDARGYDPNATRTRFVQFKFRIVDAIIFVLGISFAIFMMVYGSNPHGIFTNWHISHIDSLVAY, translated from the coding sequence ATGAGAATTTCTTTTGGTAGATATATTCCTAAAAATTCATTGATTCATAAAATGGATCCAAGATTAAAACTATTTATGATTATGGTTTTAATTATTTCTGTATTTTTTCCTATTGGTTTAACTGGTTATTTAATTATTAGTTCAATTATTATTGGTCTTTTTGCTTTAAGTCAATTAAGTTTTAAAATGTTAGTAAGACTATTAGTTCCTGTTACTTTTATTTTTGCTATTATTGTTTTAATGAATTTCTTTTTTATTCATCCTTCAAGTAATGCTGTTGGTCAAATTTCAAGTTGAATAGAAAAAAATCCTAATAAAATTTTTTGAACTAAGTATAATGGAACAATTGTTGGTAAATTAGACGTTGATGCTGTTAGTCAAATTACTAACTCACTTGGAAAAGAACTAAAAAATTTACAACCAATTGGATACTTTTTTAATTGAAAAGTATTTTGATTTAGTGAAAAAGCTTTATATAGTGCTTTAGTAATGGGAATGAGAATTTATTTAATGATTACTTTAACTTGTATTTTAACAGGAAGTACTCCTTCACTACAACTTACTTTAGCTATAGAAGATTTATTATCTCCACTAAGATTAATAAAAGCTCCTGTATATATACTTTCAATGATTATTTCTATTGCTTTACGTATGATTCCAACTTTAATAGATGAAGCTGGAAGAATTATGAAAGCTCAAGCAAGCAGAGGAATTGATATTAAAAACGGAAAATTTAAAGATAAAGTTAAAAGTTTAACTTCATTAATTATTCCTTTATTAGTTTCATCATTTCAAAAAGCTGAAGATCTAGCTTATGCAATGGATGCTAGAGGATATGATCCAAACGCTACAAGAACTAGATTTGTTCAATTTAAATTCAGAATTGTTGATGCTATTATATTTGTTTTAGGTATTAGTTTTGCTATCTTTATGATGGTATATGGTTCAAACCCACATGGAATATTTACTAATTGACATATTAGTCATATTGATTCACTAGTAGCATATTAA
- a CDS encoding energy-coupling factor transporter ATPase, translating into MQKVNKKTNQNLKDIDFSKDIILDNVSYTYAKKTPFEFKALNNTSLTFKKNKVTCVIGTTGSGKSTMIQLTNGLIISETGQTIVGDYAIPANTKKIKEVKRLRKEIGLVFQFPEYQLFQETIEKDIAFGPVNLGENKQEAYNKVPELLKLVQLPEDYVNRSPFELSGGQKRRVALAGIIAMDGNTLVLDEPTGGLDPKGEEDFINLFERLNKEYKKRIIMVTHNMDQVLRIADEVIVMHEGKVIAIGSPFEIFSNMELLTKIEIDPPKLYQLMYKLKNKGIDLLNKKIRTIEDFAEELAKVLK; encoded by the coding sequence ATGCAAAAAGTAAATAAAAAAACAAATCAAAATTTAAAAGATATTGATTTTTCAAAAGATATTATTCTAGATAATGTTTCATATACATATGCTAAAAAGACCCCTTTTGAATTTAAAGCTTTAAATAACACTAGTCTAACATTTAAAAAAAATAAAGTAACTTGTGTAATTGGAACAACAGGTTCAGGTAAATCAACAATGATCCAATTAACAAATGGATTAATTATTTCTGAAACTGGTCAAACTATAGTTGGTGATTATGCTATTCCTGCAAACACTAAAAAAATTAAAGAAGTTAAGCGTTTAAGAAAAGAAATAGGTTTAGTTTTTCAATTTCCTGAATATCAATTATTTCAAGAAACTATTGAAAAAGATATTGCTTTTGGTCCTGTTAATTTAGGTGAAAACAAACAAGAAGCTTATAATAAAGTTCCAGAACTTTTAAAATTAGTTCAATTACCTGAAGATTATGTTAACCGTTCTCCTTTTGAATTATCTGGTGGTCAAAAAAGACGTGTGGCTTTAGCTGGAATTATTGCTATGGATGGTAATACTCTTGTTTTAGATGAACCAACTGGAGGATTAGATCCTAAGGGTGAAGAAGATTTTATTAATCTATTTGAAAGATTAAATAAAGAATATAAAAAACGTATTATTATGGTTACTCATAATATGGATCAAGTACTAAGAATTGCTGATGAAGTAATTGTTATGCATGAAGGAAAAGTAATTGCAATTGGATCACCATTTGAAATTTTTTCAAATATGGAGTTATTAACAAAAATTGAAATTGATCCACCAAAACTTTATCAATTAATGTATAAACTAAAAAATAAAGGTATTGACTTATTAAATAAAAAGATCAGAACCATTGAAGATTTTGCTGAAGAACTAGCTAAAGTCTTAAAATAG
- a CDS encoding energy-coupling factor transporter ATPase: MDNSAIFEEFNSKKISQDDLEATITSLNNYFVKLNDLNNQYINLIRQDNIDKIEKQNIRQQQKQVKVEIKKISATTKLFKQNLKLAESLYKKIKLTNNQDDINKAKHEVEIAKSMLLQLKEVINGQGKSIKLKKLSDIAIEINHLSFKYGPEFPNAIDDVSFTINQGEYVTIIGHNGSGKSTISKILIGVLNAQHGEIKIFGNIVNDHNIEQARKFLGIVFQNPDNQFIGSTVEADIAFGLENKRIDPKKMPDIILDSAKKVGMEWALKKEPLNLSGGQKQRVAIASTLALDPDIMIFDEATSMLDPKGKREIKEIMVQLRETRTKTILSITHDMDEILNADKVIVLDHGKLVRVAKPLEIVEDKDFLRNIQLDVPFVGLVREELEKKGIKIASTQNIDELVEQICKK, from the coding sequence ATGGATAATTCAGCAATATTTGAAGAATTCAATTCTAAAAAAATATCTCAAGATGATCTAGAAGCAACTATTACTTCTCTTAATAATTATTTTGTTAAATTAAACGATTTAAATAACCAATATATTAATTTAATTCGCCAAGATAATATTGATAAAATTGAAAAACAGAATATTAGACAACAACAAAAACAAGTTAAAGTTGAAATTAAAAAAATATCAGCAACTACTAAGCTTTTTAAGCAAAATTTAAAACTTGCTGAAAGTTTGTATAAAAAAATAAAATTAACTAATAATCAAGATGACATTAACAAAGCAAAACATGAAGTTGAAATTGCTAAAAGTATGTTATTACAGTTAAAAGAAGTAATTAATGGTCAAGGAAAAAGTATTAAGTTAAAAAAACTTTCAGATATTGCTATTGAAATTAATCATTTATCTTTTAAGTATGGACCTGAATTTCCTAATGCAATAGATGATGTTTCATTTACTATTAATCAAGGTGAGTATGTAACTATTATTGGTCATAATGGTTCTGGAAAATCAACTATTTCTAAAATTTTAATTGGGGTTTTAAACGCTCAACATGGTGAAATTAAAATTTTTGGAAATATTGTAAATGATCATAATATAGAACAAGCTAGAAAATTTTTAGGAATTGTATTTCAAAATCCAGATAACCAATTTATTGGTTCAACTGTTGAAGCTGATATTGCTTTTGGATTAGAAAATAAAAGAATTGATCCTAAAAAAATGCCAGATATTATTTTAGATTCAGCAAAAAAAGTTGGTATGGAGTGAGCTTTAAAAAAAGAACCATTGAACTTAAGTGGTGGTCAAAAACAAAGAGTAGCAATCGCTTCAACTTTAGCTTTAGATCCAGATATTATGATTTTTGATGAAGCAACTAGTATGCTAGATCCAAAAGGAAAAAGAGAAATTAAAGAAATTATGGTTCAGTTAAGAGAAACTAGAACTAAAACTATTTTGTCAATTACTCATGATATGGATGAAATTTTAAATGCTGATAAAGTAATTGTTTTAGATCACGGAAAACTAGTTAGAGTTGCAAAACCACTAGAAATAGTTGAAGATAAAGATTTTTTAAGAAATATTCAACTAGATGTTCCATTTGTTGGATTAGTTAGAGAAGAATTAGAAAAAAAAGGGATTAAAATAGCAAGTACACAAAATATAGATGAATTGGTTGAACAAATATGCAAAAAGTAA
- the rplQ gene encoding 50S ribosomal protein L17: MSYIQKRGQNTAWRTALMRNLTTELIINESLEVTQTRAKELRRHFDHMITLAKRGDLHSRRQAASWLRDIDADKKETALQKLFNKLAKKYENRNGGYTSILKLDNRKGDNAPMVIIKLI, from the coding sequence ATGTCATACATTCAAAAACGTGGCCAAAATACCGCTTGAAGAACTGCTTTAATGCGTAATTTAACTACTGAATTAATCATTAATGAAAGTTTAGAAGTTACTCAAACAAGAGCAAAAGAATTAAGAAGACATTTTGATCATATGATTACATTAGCTAAACGCGGTGACTTACATTCAAGACGTCAAGCTGCTAGTTGATTAAGAGATATTGATGCTGATAAAAAAGAAACAGCATTACAAAAATTGTTCAATAAATTAGCTAAAAAATATGAAAATCGAAATGGTGGTTACACAAGTATTTTAAAATTAGACAACCGTAAAGGTGATAACGCACCTATGGTTATTATTAAATTAATCTAG
- a CDS encoding DNA-directed RNA polymerase subunit alpha: protein MKQFVRPEFILLKEGQDKNYGKFSVSPLERGFGITLGNAIRRTLLAATPGASVYAIKIAGATHEFTSIPGIIENVTKIILNIKQLVLKIDTSIYSDDEVVQLRIRSDIQGPIYAGDLDIPAGVEILNKDLLIATISEGGVLDLVLYAKNSRGYKTFKDNKNEKNIEPGMITIDSNYSPIIKVAYSVDSAKIGRAIDLEKLELEVTTDGSITAIDAISIASRILVAHLEFFIDLNREISVLEVIGTNQTDDKELDRTVEELDFTQRSLNCLKRAGINTLRELVSKNEDEIGSIRNLGRKSLKEIKDKVASLGLAFRQS from the coding sequence ATGAAACAATTTGTGAGACCAGAATTTATTCTTTTAAAAGAAGGACAAGACAAAAATTACGGAAAATTTAGTGTATCACCTCTAGAAAGAGGATTTGGTATAACTTTAGGTAATGCGATTAGAAGAACTTTATTAGCAGCAACTCCCGGAGCAAGTGTTTATGCGATAAAAATTGCTGGGGCAACTCATGAATTTACTTCAATTCCAGGAATTATTGAAAATGTTACTAAAATTATTTTAAATATTAAGCAATTAGTTTTAAAAATTGACACTTCTATTTATAGTGATGATGAAGTTGTACAATTAAGAATTCGTTCAGATATTCAAGGACCTATTTATGCTGGTGATTTAGATATACCAGCTGGTGTAGAAATTTTAAATAAAGATTTGTTAATAGCAACTATTAGTGAAGGTGGAGTTTTAGACTTAGTATTATATGCTAAAAACTCACGCGGATATAAAACATTTAAAGATAATAAAAACGAAAAAAATATTGAACCAGGAATGATCACTATTGATTCAAACTATTCTCCAATTATAAAAGTTGCATATAGTGTTGATTCAGCAAAAATTGGAAGAGCTATAGATCTTGAAAAATTAGAATTAGAAGTTACAACTGATGGTTCAATTACTGCAATTGATGCAATTAGTATTGCTTCAAGAATTTTAGTTGCTCATTTAGAATTCTTTATTGATTTAAATCGTGAAATCAGTGTATTAGAAGTTATTGGAACTAATCAAACTGATGATAAAGAATTAGATAGAACTGTTGAAGAATTAGACTTTACACAAAGAAGTTTAAATTGCTTAAAACGTGCTGGAATAAATACATTAAGAGAATTAGTTTCTAAAAACGAAGATGAAATTGGATCAATTAGAAACTTAGGACGTAAATCATTAAAAGAAATTAAAGATAAAGTTGCTTCATTAGGATTAGCATTCAGACAATCATAA
- the rpsK gene encoding 30S ribosomal protein S11 produces MANPKPQAKKKIKKNIPKGIAHIHSTFNNTIVTVSDEKGNVLSWSSAGAIGFKGSKKSTPYAAQLISEAAAKGAMDNGVKTVSVEVKGPGPGRDAAIRALQMAGLEITSIKDTTPIPHNGVRPRKRPRG; encoded by the coding sequence ATGGCAAATCCAAAACCACAAGCTAAGAAAAAAATTAAGAAAAATATTCCTAAAGGTATTGCACATATTCATTCTACTTTTAACAACACAATTGTTACAGTTAGTGATGAAAAAGGAAACGTTCTTTCTTGATCTAGTGCGGGAGCAATAGGATTTAAAGGTTCTAAAAAATCTACACCTTATGCAGCTCAATTAATTTCAGAAGCAGCAGCTAAAGGTGCTATGGATAATGGTGTTAAAACTGTATCTGTTGAAGTTAAAGGTCCAGGGCCAGGGCGTGATGCTGCAATTAGAGCATTACAAATGGCTGGTTTAGAAATTACATCAATTAAAGACACAACACCAATTCCACATAACGGAGTGCGTCCAAGAAAACGCCCAAGAGGTTAA
- the rpsM gene encoding 30S ribosomal protein S13 — protein sequence MARISGVEIPNNKRVVVSLTYIYGIGLPTAQSVLKTLNISEDIRVKDLTEEQIKNISMEISKYKTEGKLRREVSLNIKRLMEIGSYRGLRHRKGLPVRGQSSKTNARTVKGPRKTVANKKK from the coding sequence ATGGCTCGTATTAGTGGAGTAGAAATCCCAAATAATAAAAGAGTTGTTGTTTCTTTAACATATATTTATGGAATAGGGCTACCAACTGCTCAAAGTGTTTTAAAAACTTTAAACATTTCTGAAGATATTAGAGTAAAAGATTTAACAGAAGAACAAATTAAAAATATCTCTATGGAAATTTCAAAATACAAAACTGAAGGTAAATTACGTAGAGAAGTATCATTAAACATTAAACGTTTAATGGAAATTGGAAGTTACAGAGGACTAAGACACCGTAAAGGATTACCTGTTAGAGGACAATCATCAAAAACTAACGCAAGAACTGTTAAAGGTCCAAGAAAAACTGTAGCTAATAAGAAAAAATAG
- the rpmJ gene encoding 50S ribosomal protein L36 gives MKVRSSVKQICDKCRVIRRKGRVMIICVTPKHKQRQG, from the coding sequence ATGAAAGTTAGATCATCAGTCAAGCAAATTTGTGACAAATGCCGTGTAATTAGACGTAAAGGCCGTGTAATGATCATTTGTGTTACTCCAAAACACAAACAAAGACAAGGATAA
- the infA gene encoding translation initiation factor IF-1: MAKETEMEFEGTVVEVLPNAQFKVKLENGVVINAHVSGKIRMHYIRILPGDKVTIVISPYDMTRGRITYRKIGK, from the coding sequence ATGGCTAAAGAAACAGAAATGGAATTCGAAGGCACTGTTGTTGAAGTATTACCTAATGCCCAATTTAAAGTGAAATTAGAAAATGGAGTAGTTATTAATGCCCACGTGTCAGGTAAAATCCGCATGCATTACATCCGCATTTTACCTGGAGATAAAGTAACTATTGTAATTTCACCATATGATATGACACGTGGAAGAATTACTTATAGAAAAATTGGTAAGTAA